A stretch of Desulfobacterales bacterium DNA encodes these proteins:
- the sppA gene encoding signal peptide peptidase SppA — MFSRRHPFLFFSLALTGMLAGTVLMITLIIAVFFRMDYTDTHLSGEKVGIVEVNGVITDSKNLLHDIKQFREDSSIKAILVRINSPGGAVGPSQEIYREIRKTIETKAVVASMGSVVASGGYYIASATSGIMANPGTITGSIGVIMGYTNFQNILDKIGLVPVVVKSGEYKDMGSPVRTMKEEEKIVFQKFVDNIHQQFVNDVALGRHMDVDKLKKLADGRIFTGEQALNSGLVDRLGNLEDAVEWAGRMGGIKGKIASVYARKKKFSLVDYLADSSVNDIVKQVIQPNLHADYVYKPQ, encoded by the coding sequence ATGTTTTCCCGCAGACATCCATTTCTTTTTTTTAGCCTCGCCTTAACCGGCATGCTTGCCGGTACCGTTCTGATGATCACCCTGATAATTGCGGTTTTTTTTCGAATGGATTATACTGATACTCATCTTTCCGGTGAAAAAGTTGGTATCGTTGAAGTTAACGGTGTCATTACCGATTCAAAAAATTTACTTCATGATATTAAACAATTTCGGGAAGATAGTTCGATCAAAGCGATACTTGTCCGGATCAATTCCCCGGGAGGAGCCGTAGGCCCTTCGCAGGAGATTTATCGGGAAATCCGCAAAACCATTGAAACGAAAGCAGTGGTTGCTTCGATGGGATCTGTGGTTGCTTCAGGCGGGTATTATATTGCGTCAGCCACTTCGGGAATCATGGCCAATCCGGGCACCATAACCGGCAGTATCGGAGTGATTATGGGCTATACGAATTTTCAGAATATACTGGATAAAATCGGTCTGGTTCCAGTGGTAGTTAAAAGCGGCGAATATAAAGATATGGGATCACCCGTTCGAACCATGAAAGAAGAAGAAAAAATAGTTTTTCAAAAGTTTGTCGACAACATTCATCAGCAGTTTGTCAATGATGTGGCGTTGGGAAGACATATGGACGTTGACAAGCTGAAGAAACTTGCTGACGGTCGCATTTTTACCGGAGAGCAGGCCTTGAATTCCGGTCTGGTCGACCGGCTTGGCAATCTGGAGGATGCTGTTGAATGGGCAGGGCGGATGGGGGGCATCAAGGGGAAGATCGCATCCGTATATGCGAGAAAGAAGAAGTTTTCGCTGGTTGACTATCTGGCAGATTCGTCTGTGAATGACATCGTAAAACAAGTGATTCAACCCAATCTCCACGCTGATTATGTCTACAAACCTCAATGA
- a CDS encoding 30S ribosomal protein S1: MENFIENSSIDSPDQSGDAETDVSVQKEDLMPISSDIDSSEQKESEISGDLENLMDLYEESFKKFAEGEVVTGKIISVDKEYVVVDIGYKSEGQISVREFYDDEGNMTAKLNDSVEVMVEWWDDEEEVVVLSKEKAAKIKVWEEIKKAYDEDGTVEGIIVNRVKGGFSVDVGVAAFLPGSQADLRPIRNLDEMVGKTYTFKILKYNRKRSNIVLSRRAILEAERESKRTATLAAIEEGKVVGGTVKNITEYGVFVDLGGVDGLLHITDISWGRVKHPSELFEVGDKINVKVLNLDVEKERVSLGIKQLTEDPWLMAFEKYPVGAHVTGKVVSLTDYGAFVELEEGVEGLIHVSEMSWTRKVRHPSKVVSVGDIIESVVLDIKPENRRISLGMKQATQNPWDLISDKYPVGTTIEGKIKNITDFGLFIGIDEGIDGLVHISDLSWTKRIKHPSEIYKKGDVVQAVVLDIEKDNERFSLGIKQLQPDPWKSVAERYQVGSEITGNVTNVTDFGVFIELEEGIEGLVHVSEISKEKIKTPIGKYNIGDLVKAKVMNINCDERRIGLSIKRLEVEDDKALLTEYVNSMAPARSNFGEILRENLQEKLSEK; the protein is encoded by the coding sequence ATGGAAAATTTTATAGAAAACAGTTCAATTGATTCACCAGATCAATCAGGGGATGCCGAAACTGATGTTTCGGTACAGAAAGAAGACCTGATGCCTATCTCTTCAGATATTGATTCATCTGAGCAGAAAGAATCTGAAATTTCTGGGGATTTAGAAAATCTGATGGATTTATACGAAGAAAGTTTTAAAAAATTTGCCGAAGGCGAAGTCGTTACTGGCAAAATCATTTCTGTCGATAAGGAATATGTGGTAGTCGATATCGGTTACAAATCCGAAGGGCAGATATCCGTTCGTGAATTCTATGATGACGAAGGGAACATGACCGCCAAACTCAACGATAGCGTGGAAGTCATGGTTGAATGGTGGGATGACGAAGAGGAAGTTGTCGTTCTTTCCAAGGAAAAGGCTGCTAAGATCAAGGTCTGGGAAGAAATCAAGAAGGCTTACGATGAGGACGGAACGGTTGAAGGGATTATCGTTAACCGCGTTAAGGGCGGTTTTTCTGTAGATGTGGGTGTTGCGGCATTTCTGCCCGGATCTCAGGCAGACCTTCGTCCCATCCGGAATCTGGATGAGATGGTGGGGAAAACCTATACATTTAAGATTTTAAAATATAACCGAAAGCGCAGCAATATCGTCCTGTCAAGGCGTGCTATCCTTGAAGCTGAGAGAGAGTCCAAACGTACTGCCACCCTGGCGGCAATCGAAGAGGGCAAAGTTGTTGGCGGCACGGTTAAAAATATTACCGAATATGGTGTGTTTGTCGATCTTGGCGGTGTGGACGGGCTTTTGCACATTACGGACATCTCCTGGGGCCGTGTAAAGCATCCGTCGGAATTGTTTGAGGTCGGTGATAAAATCAATGTCAAGGTGCTGAACCTGGACGTTGAAAAAGAACGGGTGTCTCTCGGTATTAAACAATTGACCGAAGATCCCTGGCTGATGGCATTTGAAAAATATCCGGTCGGAGCGCATGTGACCGGAAAAGTAGTCAGCCTGACGGATTATGGCGCATTTGTGGAACTGGAAGAAGGCGTGGAAGGCCTGATCCATGTTTCAGAAATGTCCTGGACGCGAAAGGTCCGTCATCCTTCAAAAGTGGTTTCGGTCGGCGATATCATCGAATCCGTTGTACTGGATATCAAGCCTGAAAACAGGCGGATTTCTCTGGGCATGAAGCAGGCGACCCAGAATCCATGGGATCTGATCAGCGACAAGTATCCTGTTGGAACAACGATTGAAGGCAAAATTAAAAATATTACCGATTTCGGTCTTTTTATCGGTATCGATGAGGGAATTGACGGATTGGTTCATATCTCCGATTTGTCATGGACAAAGCGGATCAAACATCCTTCCGAAATATATAAAAAGGGAGATGTGGTTCAGGCGGTCGTTCTGGATATTGAAAAAGACAATGAGCGATTTTCTCTCGGCATCAAGCAGCTTCAGCCGGATCCCTGGAAGAGCGTTGCAGAACGGTATCAGGTCGGATCGGAAATCACGGGTAATGTGACGAACGTTACGGATTTTGGCGTATTCATTGAACTGGAAGAGGGTATTGAAGGATTGGTTCATGTCTCTGAAATCAGTAAGGAAAAAATTAAAACGCCGATCGGAAAGTATAACATCGGCGATCTCGTCAAAGCCAAAGTGATGAATATCAACTGCGATGAAAGGCGTATTGGACTGTCCATTAAACGTCTTGAAGTCGAGGATGATAAAGCCCTGCTTACCGAGTATGTCAACAGCATGGCGCCGGCAAGATCAAATTTTGGTGAAATACTTCGAGAAAACCTGCAAGAAAAGTTGAGTGAAAAATAA
- the cmk gene encoding (d)CMP kinase produces MKKLVITIDGPAGAGKSTVSKILAVRLGYRYIDTGALYRAIAYEAKRSGVNPDDQDDALEYVCRHLDIKFVSEKNGQRLIVNGSDITDFIRTPEVTMLSSAVSARAVVRKYLFDLQREMGKGRGAVFEGRDMGTVVFPDADIKFFLDAASHTRALRRFNELKSQPAINLEKVERDILRRDHNDSTRNLAPLIPAQDAVIIDSTDLNAQQVVEHMISYIRMRLVEGLED; encoded by the coding sequence ATGAAAAAGCTTGTAATCACCATCGATGGCCCTGCCGGCGCCGGCAAATCGACTGTCAGTAAAATTCTGGCCGTGAGGCTGGGCTATCGATATATTGATACCGGCGCTTTATATCGGGCTATCGCCTATGAGGCAAAGCGTTCGGGTGTCAATCCGGATGATCAGGACGATGCACTGGAATATGTATGCCGTCATCTCGATATAAAATTTGTGTCGGAAAAAAATGGACAGCGTCTGATAGTCAATGGCTCAGATATCACAGACTTTATTCGGACGCCTGAAGTCACGATGTTGTCATCGGCTGTGTCTGCACGGGCGGTCGTCAGAAAATATCTGTTCGATCTTCAGAGAGAGATGGGAAAAGGCAGGGGGGCCGTGTTCGAAGGAAGGGACATGGGAACGGTTGTGTTTCCGGATGCAGACATCAAATTTTTTCTGGATGCCGCAAGTCATACCAGGGCATTGAGGCGTTTTAATGAATTAAAATCTCAACCAGCCATAAATCTTGAGAAAGTTGAAAGAGATATCCTGAGAAGAGACCATAATGACAGCACTCGAAATCTGGCGCCGTTGATTCCCGCGCAGGATGCTGTCATCATAGATTCGACAGATCTGAATGCTCAGCAAGTCGTAGAGCATATGATTTCTTATATTCGTATGCGCCTTGTTGAAGGACTGGAAGATTAG